The Deltaproteobacteria bacterium region CGTTCCTCGCAACCGCCCTCGTGGCACAGATGCTCGCAGTGCCATTATGGGCGCAGGAATGCGTGTATGTCACCAACCGGCGCTCGGGCACAGTGGCAGTGATCAATGCGTCTACCAACACGGTGGAAACAACTATCCTGCTGCCGGCAATTGAGTGGTGCGACAACGAGCAGCCCCCGATTAACGGGATCGAGCCAGCAGGGATCGCGGTGAGTCCGGACGGGCAACGCCTATACGTCACCTCTGGCCAGTGCGTCCTCTACGTGATCGACGCGGCCAGCCGGAAGGTAGTACGCTCGGTCCCGGTTGTGGGCGAGTTCGAAAGACCGGGCGAAGTGGCCGTGAGTCCCGATGGCGGTTCTGTGTACATCACCGATAACAGATACGACAACGATGCTCGTCAGGGCGGGGTCTCCGCGCTGGATGCGACAACGTACAACACGCGGAAACATATGGGCCTGGCGACTGGGGTGAGCCAGATTGCAGTTAGCCGGGATGGCAGTCGGCTCTATCTCGGGACTCAACCTCTGAAGGTTGTGGATACTCAGAGCTGGGAATTGGTTCGTTCGATCGAGACGGGCGGCTTCCCCTCGATGCTGGCGCTGGCTCCTGACGGCGGCGTGCTCTACGCCGCCATGAGCTTAGTACCGCCGCGAGACCAGCAACGTGGGGTATTCGCGTTCGACACGCTGACAGGAGGCCTCGCTGGGAGCGTGCCACTCGCGAGCACCCCTACTTGGCTTGCCATAGCTCCTGACGGCAGGCACCTATACGCACCTGAACCGCGCTCGGGTCAGATTACGGTCATCGGTACGGAGCCACTGGAATTCACTGGTTCGATTCCAGTTGAGCCCCTCGTTAAGAGCCTCGCCTTGACGCACGACGGCAGAACGGCCTACGCGGCCACTGACGCAGAGGCCATTGCGGTCATCGACACCGAGACACGTGCGGTCAGAGCCACTGTCCCGCTGACCGAGTGCGGCCGCGTGACGTGCGGGGGGCGGTTTTTGTGCAACCCTTACGAACCATGCGAGCCCGAGCGGATTGCAGTTGGTCCGTGTCTGGCGACGGTCACTCCAACTCCGACGAGGACGCGAGCGGGTACGCCAACGTCCACCCCCACCCCACTGCCTTGCCCCGGGGACTGCGACCATGATCTGGCGGTCTACATTGAGGAGTTGGTGCGCGCCGTCAACATCGCGTTGGGGCTGGCGCCCGTTGGTGAGTGCGGATGCATTGACACGAACGACGACCAGCTGGTCACCGTCGACGAGTTGGTTCGTGCAGTGGACATGGCCTTGAAAGGCTGCCGGTAGACGCCTGCTTCGCCCAGCAGGACGGAAGAAGATGACCAACCGTGGGATCGTGGCAGCGAACGCGGTCGTTGTATTCGTAAGTCTCGTCGCGTTAGGCGCCTGTGAACAGGGGTCAGCGAGCGCTACACCCGCCCACGGGACCGCAACCCCAACGCCCACCGCAGCCCGGACCGAAACCAGCACGCCCACGCCGAGCGCAACAACACCAGCCACCG contains the following coding sequences:
- a CDS encoding YncE family protein, whose product is MKMPHRVFVWTLFGCTATLRFDLTTLYRSSLKLRAFLATALVAQMLAVPLWAQECVYVTNRRSGTVAVINASTNTVETTILLPAIEWCDNEQPPINGIEPAGIAVSPDGQRLYVTSGQCVLYVIDAASRKVVRSVPVVGEFERPGEVAVSPDGGSVYITDNRYDNDARQGGVSALDATTYNTRKHMGLATGVSQIAVSRDGSRLYLGTQPLKVVDTQSWELVRSIETGGFPSMLALAPDGGVLYAAMSLVPPRDQQRGVFAFDTLTGGLAGSVPLASTPTWLAIAPDGRHLYAPEPRSGQITVIGTEPLEFTGSIPVEPLVKSLALTHDGRTAYAATDAEAIAVIDTETRAVRATVPLTECGRVTCGGRFLCNPYEPCEPERIAVGPCLATVTPTPTRTRAGTPTSTPTPLPCPGDCDHDLAVYIEELVRAVNIALGLAPVGECGCIDTNDDQLVTVDELVRAVDMALKGCR